The following are encoded in a window of Pseudomonas sp. JQ170C genomic DNA:
- a CDS encoding FKBP-type peptidyl-prolyl cis-trans isomerase, whose amino-acid sequence MLIAANKAVSIDYTLTNDAGEVIDSSAGGAPLVYLHGAGNIIPGLEKALEGKTAGDELEVAIEPEDAYGEYLAELVSTLNRSMFEGVDQLEVGMQFHASAPDGQMQIVTIRDLDGDDVTVDGNHPLAGQRLNFKVKVVNIRDASEEEVAHGHVHGEGGHQH is encoded by the coding sequence ATGCTGATCGCCGCCAACAAGGCTGTCTCCATCGACTATACCCTGACCAACGACGCTGGTGAGGTCATCGACAGCTCCGCCGGCGGCGCTCCGCTGGTCTACCTGCATGGCGCAGGCAACATCATTCCAGGCTTGGAAAAAGCCCTGGAAGGCAAAACCGCCGGTGACGAGCTGGAAGTTGCCATCGAGCCGGAAGACGCCTACGGCGAATACCTGGCCGAGCTGGTCAGCACCCTGAACCGCAGCATGTTCGAGGGCGTCGACCAACTGGAAGTGGGCATGCAGTTCCACGCTTCCGCCCCCGATGGCCAGATGCAGATCGTGACCATCCGTGACCTGGACGGCGACGACGTGACCGTCGACGGCAACCACCCACTGGCTGGCCAGCGCCTGAACTTCAAGGTCAAGGTCGTCAACATCCGTGACGCCAGCGAAGAAGAAGTAGCCCATGGCCACGTCCATGGCGAAGGTGGCCATCAGCACTGA
- a CDS encoding glycosyltransferase family 4 protein has protein sequence MSTPPLHVTLISETFPPEINGVANTLGRLSEGLRQRGHQVELVRPRQGGDPGGPGDDLQLLCRGWPLPGYPGLQWGQVSMHKLIRRWRRHRPDVLYIATEGPLGLSALRAARRLGIAVVSGFHTNFHQYSSEYGLGLLARLLTHYLRWFHRRTHTTLVPSLSQRLELERRGFDNLTLMARGVDSQLFTPARRREALRTQWGLGSDDIALIHVGRLAPEKNLGVLQQCLDAARRNYPARHIRLIVVGDGPQRSALEQQLPDAVFCGAQRGEALAEHYASGDIFLFPSLTETFGNVVLEALASGLGVVAYDQAAAAQHIRHGHSGALAMPGDADAFIDACNWLLEDPETLRRVRLNARQHASRQGWPAIVEQFESHLSAACRQGQGQGAIAPQPAAALAIKPGSSTPRG, from the coding sequence ATGAGCACACCGCCCCTGCATGTCACCCTGATCAGCGAAACCTTCCCACCGGAAATCAACGGCGTGGCCAATACCCTTGGCCGCCTGAGCGAAGGCTTGCGCCAGCGCGGCCATCAGGTCGAGCTGGTGCGCCCGCGCCAGGGCGGTGATCCCGGCGGGCCGGGCGATGACCTGCAGCTGCTGTGCCGCGGCTGGCCGCTGCCGGGCTACCCTGGGCTGCAATGGGGCCAGGTGTCGATGCACAAGCTGATCCGCCGCTGGCGCCGGCACCGTCCCGATGTGCTGTACATCGCCACCGAAGGCCCGCTGGGCTTGAGCGCCCTGCGCGCGGCGCGGCGCCTGGGCATTGCCGTGGTCAGTGGCTTTCACACCAACTTTCACCAGTATTCCAGCGAGTACGGCCTGGGCCTGCTGGCCCGGCTGCTGACGCACTACCTGCGCTGGTTTCACCGGCGCACCCACACCACCCTGGTGCCCAGCCTGAGCCAGCGTCTGGAACTGGAGCGCCGCGGGTTCGACAACCTGACCCTGATGGCCCGGGGTGTCGACAGCCAGCTATTCACGCCGGCCCGGCGCCGTGAGGCGTTGCGTACACAATGGGGGTTGGGCAGCGATGACATCGCCCTGATCCATGTCGGGCGCCTGGCCCCGGAGAAGAACCTCGGCGTGCTGCAGCAATGCCTGGACGCGGCACGGCGCAACTATCCAGCACGGCACATCAGGTTGATCGTGGTGGGTGACGGTCCGCAGCGCAGCGCCCTTGAGCAACAACTGCCCGACGCCGTGTTCTGCGGTGCCCAACGCGGCGAAGCCCTGGCCGAGCACTACGCTTCGGGGGATATCTTTCTGTTTCCCAGCCTCACCGAAACCTTTGGCAATGTGGTGCTCGAAGCCCTGGCCTCAGGCCTTGGCGTGGTGGCCTACGACCAGGCCGCCGCGGCCCAGCACATCCGCCACGGCCATAGCGGGGCGCTGGCCATGCCGGGTGATGCCGACGCGTTCATCGATGCCTGTAACTGGCTGCTGGAAGACCCGGAAACCTTGCGCCGGGTACGCCTCAATGCCCGCCAACACGCCAGCCGCCAAGGCTGGCCGGCGATTGTCGAGCAGTTTGAAAGCCACTTGAGCGCCGCCTGCCGCCAGGGTCAGGGCCAGGGCGCGATCGCGCCCCAGCCTGCCGCAGCACTGGCAATCAAACCAGGGTCGTCAACGCCTCGCGGCTGA
- a CDS encoding amidohydrolase — MPLRLQRCLLALACIAAFPAHAATDLKTRIDSLVHQDEAQMIEQFKQLHRNPELAFQEKETAAQVAKALKAQGFEVKTAIGTTGVVGILRNGPGPVVMYRADMDALPIKEATGLPYQSSKVTPWLGNPAQPVMHACGHDAHTTWLMEVAKVMVQLKDQWSGTLVLVAQPAEELLEGATAMVNNGLYDFAPKPDVLVAAHVSPVYPADSVGLREGPRLAGTDQIDVVLPGIGGHGSTPHVTKDPVVMGAMAVMGYQTITSRMLDQSKPAVLTVGAFQAGVNNNIIPVSATLKLNLRWYDEKVRERMIAGIKSVTRGVLVMNDMPPDYQAQYTMKGYSTPVFNGKEQTEIAQAALVQQLGADKVLPGMPPLMGSEDFHMLASPYPDTKVLFLEVGSGKPDVYTNLVEKKQLPAAMNHTPGFVVELPAIATGARAVTATLAAFFNQPG, encoded by the coding sequence ATGCCCTTGCGTCTCCAGCGCTGCTTGCTTGCCCTTGCCTGTATCGCCGCTTTCCCGGCACACGCCGCCACCGACCTGAAAACCCGCATCGACAGCCTGGTCCATCAGGACGAAGCGCAGATGATCGAGCAGTTCAAGCAACTGCACCGCAATCCCGAACTGGCCTTCCAGGAGAAAGAAACTGCCGCCCAGGTGGCCAAGGCCCTCAAAGCCCAGGGCTTTGAGGTCAAGACCGCCATCGGCACCACCGGCGTAGTGGGCATTTTGCGCAATGGCCCGGGGCCTGTGGTGATGTACCGCGCCGACATGGATGCACTGCCGATCAAGGAAGCCACCGGCCTGCCCTACCAGAGCAGCAAGGTCACGCCCTGGCTCGGCAACCCGGCCCAGCCGGTGATGCACGCCTGTGGTCACGACGCCCACACCACGTGGCTGATGGAGGTGGCCAAGGTCATGGTGCAGCTCAAGGATCAGTGGTCCGGCACGCTGGTGCTGGTGGCGCAACCGGCCGAGGAATTGCTCGAAGGCGCCACCGCCATGGTCAACAACGGGCTTTATGACTTTGCGCCCAAACCCGATGTGCTGGTGGCGGCCCACGTGTCGCCGGTGTACCCGGCCGACAGTGTCGGCTTGCGCGAAGGCCCTCGCTTGGCCGGCACCGACCAGATCGACGTGGTGCTGCCCGGTATCGGCGGCCACGGCTCCACGCCTCACGTCACCAAAGATCCGGTGGTGATGGGCGCCATGGCGGTCATGGGTTACCAGACCATCACCAGCCGCATGCTCGACCAGTCAAAACCCGCCGTACTCACCGTCGGCGCCTTCCAGGCCGGGGTGAACAACAACATCATCCCGGTCAGCGCCACGCTGAAGCTCAACCTGCGCTGGTACGACGAAAAGGTACGCGAGCGGATGATCGCCGGGATCAAGTCGGTCACCCGTGGCGTGCTGGTCATGAACGACATGCCGCCCGACTACCAGGCCCAGTACACCATGAAGGGTTACTCCACCCCGGTGTTCAACGGCAAGGAACAGACTGAAATAGCCCAGGCCGCGCTGGTGCAGCAGCTGGGTGCCGACAAGGTGTTGCCAGGGATGCCACCGCTGATGGGCTCGGAAGACTTCCACATGCTCGCCAGCCCCTACCCCGACACCAAGGTGCTGTTCCTTGAGGTGGGGTCGGGCAAGCCCGACGTGTACACCAACCTGGTCGAGAAAAAGCAACTGCCGGCGGCGATGAACCACACCCCGGGCTTTGTCGTCGAACTGCCCGCGATCGCTACCGGGGCACGGGCTGTCACTGCGACGCTGGCAGCCTTCTTCAATCAGCCAGGCTGA
- the nadC gene encoding carboxylating nicotinate-nucleotide diphosphorylase, with translation MPNLRLADLTAEIEANVRRALHEDVGSGDITAQLIPAERLAKATIITRDDCVIAGTAWVDAVFRQLDPRVAVHWQVKDGERAKANQPLFHLEGPARSLLTGERSALNFLQLLSGVATHAQFFADKVADTQVKLLDTRKTLPGLRLAQKYAVTCGGCHNHRIGLFDAFLIKENHIAASGGIAQAVSAARRIAPGKPVEVEVESLEELKEALEAGADIVMLDELSLDDMREAVRLNAGKAKLEASGGVNESTLRVIAETGVDYISIGAMTKDVKAVDLSMRLSL, from the coding sequence ATGCCGAATTTACGCCTCGCCGACCTGACCGCCGAAATCGAAGCCAACGTGCGCCGTGCGTTGCATGAAGACGTAGGCAGCGGCGACATCACCGCCCAACTGATCCCGGCCGAGCGCCTGGCCAAGGCCACCATCATTACGCGCGATGATTGCGTGATCGCCGGCACTGCCTGGGTCGATGCGGTGTTCCGCCAGCTGGACCCGCGGGTCGCGGTGCATTGGCAAGTCAAGGACGGTGAGCGGGCCAAGGCCAACCAGCCGCTGTTTCACCTCGAAGGCCCGGCGCGTTCGTTGCTGACCGGCGAGCGCAGCGCGCTGAACTTCCTGCAACTGCTCTCGGGCGTGGCGACCCACGCACAGTTCTTTGCCGACAAGGTGGCCGATACCCAGGTCAAGCTGCTCGATACCCGCAAGACCCTGCCCGGCCTGCGCCTGGCGCAGAAGTACGCGGTGACCTGTGGCGGCTGCCACAACCACCGCATCGGGCTGTTCGATGCCTTCCTGATCAAGGAAAACCACATCGCGGCCAGCGGCGGTATTGCCCAGGCCGTGAGTGCCGCGCGACGCATCGCCCCCGGCAAGCCGGTAGAAGTTGAAGTGGAGAGTCTGGAAGAACTTAAGGAGGCCTTGGAGGCCGGCGCCGATATCGTCATGCTCGATGAACTGAGCCTGGACGACATGCGCGAAGCGGTACGCCTGAACGCCGGCAAGGCCAAGCTCGAAGCCAGCGGCGGCGTCAATGAAAGCACCCTGCGGGTCATTGCCGAAACGGGTGTGGACTACATCTCGATTGGTGCCATGACCAAGGATGTGAAGGCGGTGGACCTGTCCATGCGCCTGAGCCTTTAA
- a CDS encoding glutathione peroxidase encodes MSAFHDLKLQALNGQELPLAPFKGQVVLVVNVASKCGLTPQYAALENLYQQYKGQGFSVLGLPCNQFAGQEPGTESEIAEFCSLNYGVSFPLGGKLEVNGPQRHSLYRLLAGEGAEFPGDITWNFEKFLVGKDGRVLARFSPRTAPDDATVVQAIEKALA; translated from the coding sequence ATGAGTGCATTTCACGACCTGAAGTTGCAGGCGCTCAATGGCCAGGAGTTACCTCTTGCGCCATTCAAGGGCCAGGTGGTGCTGGTGGTCAATGTCGCCTCCAAGTGTGGCCTGACCCCGCAGTACGCAGCACTGGAAAACCTTTATCAGCAATACAAAGGACAAGGCTTCAGTGTCCTGGGCCTGCCGTGCAACCAGTTTGCCGGGCAGGAACCGGGCACCGAGAGCGAAATCGCCGAGTTTTGCAGCCTCAACTACGGGGTGAGTTTCCCCCTGGGCGGCAAGCTTGAAGTCAACGGGCCGCAGCGGCATTCGCTGTACCGTTTGTTGGCAGGCGAAGGGGCGGAGTTCCCCGGCGACATCACCTGGAATTTCGAGAAATTCCTGGTGGGTAAGGATGGTCGGGTCCTGGCGCGCTTCTCGCCACGCACCGCGCCGGATGATGCGACTGTGGTGCAGGCCATCGAGAAAGCGCTGGCCTGA
- the pta gene encoding phosphate acetyltransferase — protein sequence MQTFFIAPTDFGVGLTSISLGLVRTLERAGLKVGFFKPIAQPHPGDTGPERSTELVARTHGLKPPQPLSLAHVERMLGDGQLDELLEEIITLYQQACVGKDVVVVEGMVPTRHASYAARVNLHLAKSLDAEVILVSAPENEVLTELSGRVELQAQLFGGPKDPKVLGVILNKVRTDESMDAFAERLKEHSPLLRGGDFRLLGCIPYQADLNAPRTRDVAELLGAQVLNAGDYEQRRMNKIIICARTVANTVPLLKPGTLVVTPGDRDDIILAVSLAAINGVPLAGLLLTSDSKPDPRILELCQGALLAGLPILSVSTGSYDTANQLNQLNKEIPVDDRERAEIITDFVASYLDAEWLHQRCGTPRELRLSPAVFRYQLIQRAQQANKRIVLPEGAEPLTVQAAAICQARGIARCVLLAKPDDVQAVARAQGITLPEGLEILDPDLIRDRYVEPMVSLRKSKSLNAPMAEQQLEDPVVIGTMMLALDEVDGLVSGLVHSTANTIRPALQLIKTAPGCSLVSSVFFMLFPEQVLVYGDCVMNPHPSASELAEIALQSADSAEAFGIAPRVAMISYSSGDSASGEEVEKVREATLLAQETQRSLQIDGPLQYDTAANLEIARQLAPNSQVAGRATVFVFPDLNTGNTTHKAVQRSADCVSLGPMLQGLRKPVNDLPRGAQVDDIVYTIALTAIQANRSLDS from the coding sequence ATGCAGACATTTTTCATCGCGCCGACCGACTTCGGTGTCGGCCTGACTTCCATCAGCCTGGGCCTGGTTCGCACCCTGGAACGCGCCGGGCTGAAAGTCGGCTTTTTCAAGCCGATTGCTCAACCGCACCCCGGCGACACCGGCCCTGAGCGCTCCACCGAACTGGTTGCGCGCACCCACGGCCTCAAGCCGCCGCAGCCGCTGAGCCTGGCCCATGTCGAGCGCATGCTCGGCGATGGCCAGCTCGATGAGTTGCTCGAAGAAATCATCACCCTGTACCAGCAGGCCTGCGTGGGCAAGGACGTGGTCGTTGTCGAAGGCATGGTCCCGACCCGTCACGCCAGCTACGCCGCACGGGTCAACCTGCACCTGGCCAAGAGCCTGGACGCCGAGGTGATCCTGGTCTCGGCGCCAGAAAACGAAGTGCTCACCGAGCTGTCTGGCCGGGTGGAGTTGCAGGCGCAATTGTTTGGCGGGCCGAAAGACCCGAAAGTGCTCGGCGTGATTCTCAACAAGGTCCGCACCGACGAGAGCATGGACGCCTTCGCCGAACGCCTGAAGGAGCATTCGCCCCTGCTGCGCGGCGGGGATTTCCGCCTGCTCGGCTGCATTCCCTACCAGGCCGACCTCAACGCCCCGCGCACCCGCGATGTGGCCGAGCTGCTGGGCGCCCAGGTGCTCAACGCCGGCGACTACGAGCAACGGCGGATGAACAAGATCATCATCTGCGCCCGCACCGTGGCCAACACCGTGCCGCTGCTCAAGCCCGGCACCCTGGTGGTCACCCCGGGCGACCGTGACGACATCATCCTTGCGGTAAGCCTGGCCGCCATCAATGGCGTGCCGCTGGCCGGCCTGCTGCTGACCAGCGACAGCAAGCCCGACCCGCGCATCCTCGAACTCTGCCAGGGCGCGCTGCTGGCCGGCCTGCCGATTCTCTCGGTCAGCACCGGCTCCTACGACACCGCCAACCAGCTGAATCAGTTGAACAAGGAAATCCCGGTCGATGACCGCGAGCGTGCGGAAATCATCACCGACTTCGTTGCCAGCTACCTGGATGCCGAGTGGCTGCACCAGCGCTGCGGCACCCCACGGGAACTGCGCCTGTCTCCCGCGGTGTTCCGTTACCAGCTGATCCAGCGTGCCCAGCAGGCCAACAAACGCATCGTTCTGCCCGAAGGCGCCGAACCCTTGACCGTGCAGGCCGCCGCCATCTGCCAGGCCCGTGGCATCGCCCGCTGCGTGCTGCTGGCCAAGCCCGACGATGTTCAGGCCGTGGCCCGGGCCCAGGGCATCACCCTGCCCGAAGGCCTGGAAATCCTTGACCCGGACCTGATCCGTGACCGCTATGTGGAGCCGATGGTCAGCCTGCGCAAGAGCAAGAGCCTCAACGCCCCCATGGCCGAACAGCAACTGGAGGACCCGGTAGTGATCGGCACCATGATGCTGGCCCTGGATGAGGTCGACGGCCTGGTGTCCGGCCTGGTCCACTCCACCGCCAACACCATCCGCCCGGCCCTGCAGCTGATCAAGACCGCACCGGGTTGCAGCCTGGTGTCGTCGGTATTCTTCATGCTGTTCCCCGAGCAGGTGCTGGTGTACGGCGACTGCGTCATGAACCCACACCCCAGCGCCAGCGAACTGGCAGAAATCGCCTTGCAGAGCGCCGACTCCGCCGAAGCCTTCGGCATTGCCCCGCGGGTGGCGATGATCAGCTACTCCAGTGGTGATTCGGCCAGCGGCGAGGAGGTAGAAAAGGTACGCGAGGCCACCCTGCTGGCCCAGGAAACCCAGCGCAGCCTGCAAATCGACGGCCCGCTGCAGTACGACACCGCGGCCAACCTCGAGATCGCCCGGCAACTGGCCCCCAACAGCCAGGTAGCCGGCCGCGCGACGGTCTTCGTGTTCCCCGACCTCAACACCGGCAACAC
- a CDS encoding LysR family transcriptional regulator: protein MADSIDLKRIRHLVLLSEELHFSRAAERANLSQTAFSRSIQTLEADLGVRLFDRDTRSVTLTAAGRQLLARSRELLGSAGRLVAEANHIAKADGGELKFGAGMMAANLYLANTLTTLRRRIPKLVMKVEVNHWHHLIQHLEQEQIEFFVAYTCDPGRLSDPRFAITPLPAEPTSIFCRGDHPLARQQAPVTREQLLEYPWSSVLFDEVAPARLRDVLELPEGMSAPLALGCNDLQLLRATTLGSDSLLLTWRAWLEADLRSGALCDVGALLQPGFPGSGRIASAIVCHAGRTLSPIARQAIELITAAATGAAGGSG, encoded by the coding sequence GTGGCTGACTCAATTGACCTGAAACGCATCCGCCATCTGGTACTGCTCAGCGAGGAATTGCACTTCTCCCGTGCGGCCGAGCGCGCCAATTTGTCCCAGACCGCCTTCAGCCGCAGCATCCAGACGCTGGAGGCTGATCTTGGGGTGCGTTTGTTCGATCGCGATACCCGCTCCGTCACGCTCACCGCTGCCGGGCGTCAGTTGCTGGCCCGCAGCCGGGAGTTGCTGGGCAGTGCCGGACGGCTGGTCGCCGAGGCCAACCACATTGCCAAGGCCGACGGTGGGGAGCTGAAGTTCGGCGCGGGCATGATGGCGGCCAATCTGTACCTGGCCAATACCCTGACGACACTGCGCCGGCGCATTCCGAAGCTGGTGATGAAGGTCGAGGTCAATCACTGGCATCACCTGATCCAGCACCTGGAGCAGGAGCAGATCGAGTTCTTTGTCGCCTATACCTGCGACCCCGGGCGTTTGTCCGATCCCCGCTTTGCCATCACCCCGTTGCCGGCCGAACCCACCTCGATTTTCTGCCGGGGCGATCACCCCTTGGCCCGGCAGCAGGCACCGGTGACCCGCGAGCAACTCCTGGAGTACCCGTGGAGTTCCGTGTTGTTTGACGAGGTGGCGCCAGCGCGGTTGCGTGACGTGCTGGAGTTGCCCGAAGGAATGAGCGCGCCCTTGGCGCTGGGCTGCAATGACCTGCAATTGCTGCGCGCCACAACCCTGGGCAGTGACTCGTTGCTGCTCACCTGGCGCGCTTGGCTGGAGGCGGACCTGCGCAGCGGCGCGCTCTGTGATGTAGGGGCGTTGTTGCAGCCGGGGTTTCCCGGAAGTGGCCGTATTGCCAGTGCGATTGTCTGCCATGCCGGCCGGACCTTGTCGCCGATCGCACGCCAGGCCATCGAACTGATCACTGCTGCGGCGACCGGCGCAGCCGGCGGGTCAGGTTAA
- the trxB gene encoding thioredoxin-disulfide reductase, whose protein sequence is MSEVRHSRVIILGSGPAGYSAAVYAARANLKPLLITGMQAGGQLTTTTEVDNWPGDPHGLTGPALMQRMQEHAERFETEIVFDHINAVDLASKPYTLKGDSGTYTCDALIIATGASARYLGLPSEETFMGKGVSACATCDGFFYRNKPVAVVGGGNTAVEEALYLANIASKVTLVHRRETFRAEKILVDKLNARVAEGKIELKLNANLDEVLGDNMGVTGARLKNNDGSFDEIKVDGVFIAIGHTPNTSLFEGQLTLKDGYLVVNGGRDGNATATNVEGVFAAGDVADHVYRQAITSAGAGCMAALDVERYLDGLQNASL, encoded by the coding sequence ATGTCTGAAGTACGTCATTCGCGAGTGATTATCCTGGGCTCCGGCCCTGCCGGTTACAGCGCTGCAGTCTATGCCGCCCGTGCCAACCTCAAGCCACTGCTGATCACCGGCATGCAGGCTGGCGGTCAACTGACCACCACCACCGAAGTCGACAACTGGCCGGGCGACCCCCATGGCCTGACCGGCCCTGCGCTGATGCAGCGTATGCAGGAGCACGCCGAGCGCTTCGAGACTGAGATCGTGTTCGATCACATCAATGCCGTGGACCTGGCCAGCAAGCCGTACACCCTCAAGGGTGACAGCGGCACCTACACCTGCGACGCACTGATCATCGCCACTGGTGCCAGCGCTCGCTACCTGGGCCTGCCATCGGAAGAAACCTTCATGGGCAAGGGCGTTTCCGCCTGCGCGACCTGCGACGGCTTCTTCTACCGCAACAAGCCTGTGGCTGTTGTCGGCGGCGGCAACACCGCTGTCGAAGAAGCCCTGTACCTGGCCAACATCGCCAGCAAGGTCACCCTGGTTCACCGCCGCGAGACCTTCCGCGCCGAGAAGATCCTGGTCGACAAGCTCAACGCCCGTGTGGCCGAAGGCAAGATCGAGCTCAAACTCAACGCCAACCTGGACGAAGTCCTGGGTGACAACATGGGTGTGACCGGTGCGCGCCTGAAGAACAACGACGGCAGCTTCGACGAAATCAAGGTCGACGGCGTGTTCATCGCCATTGGCCACACCCCGAACACCTCGCTGTTCGAGGGTCAGCTGACGCTCAAGGACGGCTACCTGGTGGTCAACGGCGGCCGTGACGGCAACGCCACCGCCACCAACGTCGAAGGCGTGTTCGCCGCAGGCGACGTGGCTGACCACGTGTACCGCCAGGCAATCACCTCGGCCGGTGCCGGCTGCATGGCTGCGCTGGATGTCGAGCGCTACCTGGATGGCCTGCAGAACGCTTCGCTGTAA
- a CDS encoding NADH:flavin oxidoreductase: MSATALFTPFQLGALELPSRVVMAPMTRTFCPGGVPHAQVVEYYRRRAAAGVGLIITEGTTVGHQAANGYPNVPRFYGDDALAGWKKVVEAVHAEGGRIVPQLWHVGSVRRLGVEPDASVPGYGPSEKIKDGQVLVHGMSQDDIRDVIQAFAQAARDAQAIGMDGVEIHGAHGYLIDQFFWAASNQRTDEYGGDLAGRSRFAIELIQAVRAAVGPDFPIIFRFSQWKQQDYTARLVESAEALDAFLQPLSEAGVDIFHCSTRRFWEPEFAGSDLNLAGWTRQLTGKPTITVGSVGLDGEFLQFMVATDKVAQPASLENLLTRLNNDEFDLVAVGRALLVDPDWAAKVRDGREQDILPFSREALTTLV, translated from the coding sequence ATGTCCGCCACCGCATTGTTCACCCCCTTCCAACTGGGCGCCCTTGAGCTGCCAAGCCGTGTGGTCATGGCACCGATGACCCGCACCTTTTGCCCGGGCGGCGTACCCCATGCCCAGGTGGTCGAGTACTACCGTCGCCGCGCCGCCGCTGGCGTCGGCCTGATCATCACCGAAGGCACCACCGTCGGCCACCAGGCCGCCAACGGGTACCCGAATGTGCCGCGTTTCTATGGTGACGACGCCCTGGCAGGCTGGAAAAAGGTCGTGGAGGCGGTACACGCCGAAGGCGGGCGTATCGTTCCGCAGCTCTGGCATGTGGGCAGTGTGCGGCGCCTGGGCGTGGAGCCGGACGCCAGCGTGCCGGGCTATGGCCCGAGCGAGAAAATCAAGGACGGCCAGGTGCTGGTTCACGGCATGAGCCAGGACGATATTCGTGACGTCATCCAAGCCTTCGCCCAGGCCGCCCGCGACGCCCAGGCCATCGGCATGGACGGTGTCGAGATCCACGGCGCCCATGGCTACCTGATCGACCAGTTCTTCTGGGCGGCAAGCAACCAGCGCACCGATGAATACGGTGGCGACCTGGCCGGTCGTTCGCGTTTTGCCATCGAGTTGATCCAGGCCGTACGCGCCGCCGTGGGCCCGGACTTTCCGATCATCTTCCGCTTCTCGCAGTGGAAGCAGCAGGATTACACCGCCCGCCTGGTGGAAAGCGCCGAGGCGCTGGATGCCTTCCTGCAGCCGCTGAGTGAAGCGGGTGTGGATATCTTCCACTGTTCCACCCGCCGTTTCTGGGAGCCGGAGTTCGCGGGCTCGGACCTGAACCTGGCGGGCTGGACCCGCCAGCTCACCGGCAAGCCGACCATTACCGTCGGTAGCGTGGGCCTGGATGGCGAGTTCCTGCAGTTCATGGTCGCCACCGACAAGGTGGCGCAACCGGCCAGCCTGGAAAACCTGCTGACCCGGCTGAACAACGACGAGTTCGATCTGGTAGCCGTGGGCCGTGCATTGCTGGTGGACCCGGACTGGGCTGCCAAGGTCCGTGACGGCCGCGAGCAGGACATCCTGCCGTTCAGCCGCGAGGCGTTGACGACCCTGGTTTGA
- a CDS encoding peroxiredoxin, with protein MSILVNKQAPDFDAAAVLGDGSIVDSFKLSSLRGKYIVLFFWPLDFTFVCPSEIIAHNNRMDKFRDLGVEVVGVSIDSQFTHYAWRNTPVEKGGIGEVEFTMVADVTHEITRAYSIEHEAGVALRASFLIDQQGVVQHQVVNNLPLGREVDEMIRLVEALQFTEQHGEVCPAGWRPGQKGMKADAKGVADYLAENANSL; from the coding sequence ATGAGCATTCTGGTCAACAAGCAAGCCCCTGATTTCGATGCGGCGGCAGTTTTGGGCGACGGTTCGATCGTCGACAGCTTCAAGCTTTCTTCCCTGCGCGGCAAATACATCGTGCTGTTCTTCTGGCCGCTGGACTTCACCTTTGTCTGCCCGTCGGAAATCATTGCCCACAATAATCGCATGGACAAATTCCGCGATCTGGGTGTTGAGGTTGTTGGTGTCTCCATCGACTCGCAATTCACCCACTACGCCTGGCGCAACACGCCGGTCGAGAAGGGCGGTATCGGCGAAGTCGAGTTCACCATGGTGGCCGACGTGACTCACGAGATCACCCGTGCCTACAGTATCGAGCACGAAGCGGGCGTGGCCCTGCGTGCCTCGTTCCTGATCGACCAGCAAGGCGTGGTTCAGCACCAGGTGGTGAACAACCTGCCACTGGGTCGTGAAGTCGACGAGATGATCCGTCTGGTCGAAGCCCTGCAGTTCACCGAACAGCACGGCGAAGTCTGCCCAGCCGGCTGGCGTCCAGGCCAGAAAGGCATGAAGGCTGACGCCAAGGGCGTTGCCGACTACCTGGCCGAGAACGCCAACAGCCTGTAA
- the cysZ gene encoding sulfate transporter CysZ → MQAPALSGPQYLREGLKLVLSPSLRLFVLLPLVVNLLLFVGLIYVAGHQFSLWVDSLMPSLPSWLSFLSYVLWPLFVVLVALMVFFTFTMLANVIAAPFNGFLAEKVEVVVRGTDDFPAFSWAELMAMVPRTLGREMRKLGYFLPRAIGLFILSLIPVVNIIAAPLWLLFGIWMMAIQYIDYPADNHKMSWQDMLAWLREKRWQSLGFGGSVYLVLMVPFLNILMMPAAVAGATLFWVRERT, encoded by the coding sequence ATGCAAGCCCCTGCCCTCTCTGGCCCACAGTACCTGCGCGAAGGACTGAAACTGGTCCTGAGCCCGAGCCTGCGCCTGTTCGTGTTGCTGCCCCTGGTGGTCAACCTGCTGCTGTTCGTCGGCCTGATCTACGTCGCCGGCCATCAGTTCAGCCTCTGGGTCGATTCACTGATGCCCAGCCTGCCGAGCTGGCTGAGCTTTCTCAGCTACGTTCTCTGGCCCTTGTTCGTGGTGCTGGTGGCCCTGATGGTGTTCTTCACCTTCACCATGCTGGCCAACGTCATTGCCGCGCCGTTCAATGGCTTTCTCGCGGAAAAGGTCGAAGTGGTGGTGCGTGGCACCGACGACTTCCCGGCGTTCAGCTGGGCCGAACTGATGGCCATGGTACCCCGCACCCTGGGCCGAGAAATGCGCAAGCTGGGCTACTTCCTGCCCCGCGCCATCGGCCTGTTCATCCTGTCGCTGATCCCGGTGGTCAACATCATCGCCGCACCGCTGTGGCTGCTGTTCGGTATCTGGATGATGGCCATCCAGTACATCGACTACCCCGCCGACAACCACAAGATGAGCTGGCAGGACATGCTCGCCTGGCTGCGCGAAAAGCGCTGGCAGAGCCTGGGCTTTGGCGGCTCGGTATACCTGGTGTTGATGGTGCCCTTCCTCAACATCCTGATGATGCCGGCGGCCGTGGCGGGCGCCACCCTGTTCTGGGTGCGCGAGCGCACTTAA